One stretch of Halapricum desulfuricans DNA includes these proteins:
- a CDS encoding NAD(P)(+) transhydrogenase (Re/Si-specific) subunit beta — protein sequence MADGILAQQFDEQVLQLVYLVAAIMFIQGLRDMTHPRTATRGNLISSGGMFLAVTITILWFEILSPAVLAAGLLVGGAIGAYLAVAVETTEMPQLVGLFNGFGGGASAVVAGAELVDVLAGGGDLGVGLTASAAVAAIIGSVTFSGSFVAAGKLHGVVGDSPVGTNTGHALKVAFLSAALVAGAVLVVQPSLFGGVPTAEWIPVYWVVVAAALLLGVFLVVPIGGADMPVVISLLNSYSGLAAATTGFVLNNTVLIVAGTLVGAAGMILTIIMCESMNRSLTNVFFGGLGGDDDSEEMEDIYEGNITETSPEEVVMLMETADRVVIVPGYGMAVAQAQHAVAELVELLEDNGVDVEFGIHPVAGRMPGHMNALLAEADVPYDKMRELEEVNPTFSQTDLVIVTGANDVVNPRANEDDGSPISGMPILNVDQARHVVVNKRSLSPGFSGIANPLFARDNTSMLFGDAKESMQALVNEYKEATS from the coding sequence ATGGCTGACGGAATCCTCGCCCAGCAATTTGACGAACAGGTCCTGCAACTCGTGTATCTCGTCGCCGCGATCATGTTCATTCAGGGCCTGCGCGACATGACCCATCCGCGGACGGCGACGCGCGGGAACCTGATCTCGTCCGGCGGGATGTTCCTGGCAGTTACGATCACCATCCTGTGGTTCGAGATTCTCTCGCCGGCGGTCCTCGCGGCGGGGCTGCTGGTCGGCGGCGCGATCGGGGCGTATCTCGCGGTCGCCGTCGAGACCACGGAGATGCCACAGCTGGTCGGGCTGTTCAACGGGTTCGGCGGCGGCGCGTCGGCAGTCGTCGCCGGTGCCGAACTGGTCGACGTGCTCGCCGGCGGTGGCGACCTCGGGGTCGGACTGACGGCGTCGGCGGCCGTCGCCGCGATCATCGGCTCGGTGACGTTCTCCGGGAGCTTCGTCGCTGCAGGGAAGCTCCACGGGGTCGTCGGCGACTCGCCGGTCGGCACCAACACCGGCCACGCGCTCAAGGTCGCGTTCCTCTCGGCCGCGCTCGTCGCCGGGGCCGTCCTCGTCGTCCAGCCGTCGCTGTTCGGCGGCGTGCCGACCGCGGAGTGGATCCCAGTCTACTGGGTCGTCGTCGCGGCGGCACTCCTTCTGGGCGTGTTCCTCGTCGTGCCGATCGGCGGCGCGGACATGCCGGTCGTCATCTCGCTTCTGAACTCCTACTCGGGGCTGGCGGCCGCAACGACGGGGTTCGTCCTGAACAATACCGTACTGATCGTCGCCGGGACGCTCGTCGGCGCGGCGGGGATGATCCTGACGATCATCATGTGCGAATCGATGAACCGCTCGCTGACGAACGTCTTCTTCGGCGGTCTCGGCGGCGACGACGACAGCGAGGAGATGGAGGACATCTACGAGGGCAACATCACCGAGACCTCGCCCGAAGAGGTCGTCATGCTCATGGAGACGGCCGACCGGGTCGTCATCGTTCCCGGCTACGGGATGGCCGTCGCCCAGGCCCAGCACGCCGTCGCGGAACTCGTCGAACTGCTCGAGGACAACGGCGTCGACGTCGAGTTCGGGATCCACCCCGTCGCGGGTCGGATGCCCGGGCACATGAACGCCCTGCTGGCCGAGGCGGACGTGCCCTACGACAAGATGCGCGAACTCGAGGAAGTCAATCCGACCTTCTCACAGACGGATCTGGTGATCGTCACCGGTGCCAACGACGTCGTCAACCCGCGGGCCAACGAGGACGACGGGAGCCCGATCTCGGGCATGCCGATCCTCAACGTTGATCAGGCCCGTCACGTCGTCGTCAACAAGCGCAGTCTCAGTCCCGGCTTCTCCGGGATCGCCAACCCGCTGTTCGCCCGCGACAACACGTCGATGCTCTTCGGCGACGCCAAGGAGTCGATGCAGGCGCTGGTCAACGAGTACAAGGAAGCGACGTCGTAG
- a CDS encoding NAD(P) transhydrogenase subunit alpha, producing MTFVENLTLFVLSAFVGYEIITKIPTNLHTPLMSGANAISGITLLGSVVVAGSGSTTLATALGFVAVVMATINVVGGYMVSHFMLSEFSQGGR from the coding sequence GTGACGTTCGTCGAGAACCTGACGCTGTTCGTCCTCTCGGCGTTCGTCGGCTACGAGATCATCACGAAGATCCCGACGAACCTGCACACGCCGCTGATGTCCGGCGCGAACGCCATCTCCGGGATCACCCTGCTGGGGTCGGTCGTCGTCGCCGGGTCCGGGTCGACGACGCTGGCGACCGCGCTGGGATTCGTCGCGGTCGTCATGGCGACGATCAACGTCGTCGGCGGCTACATGGTGAGTCACTTCATGCTGAGCGAGTTCAGTCAGGGGGGTCGGTAG
- a CDS encoding NAD(P) transhydrogenase subunit alpha codes for MIVGVPNEAGDEDRVALVPSVAAELIEDGHDVYVERGAGEGAGRADGEYESAGCTVVDRETVFETAEVVLQVQALGAAEDPDVEQYREGQIVVGMLGPYEVEDDTLEALADRGVSAFALELIPRISRAQSMDALSSQASLSGYKACLVAAEELPKMFPMEMTAAGTIRPADVFVIGAGVAGLKAIATAERLGASVEAYDIRLEAKQDVESLGADFVELDLETEGSGDEEGYAREMDEEFYAAQREQMREVVPESDVLITTAAIPGAPAPEIVSTEMIEAMDDGSVVVDLSAPTGGNCEPTVPGETIEHDGVTIYGPTNMPSQISHTASEQYANNVANFLENLLEDGEPAFDFEDEIIESTLLVHDGAVRNPHRNGADGDDDDTDESGDADGSEDDENATTGDEASGETVNGDGTEKTGDDAADAEGVSGA; via the coding sequence GTGATCGTCGGCGTGCCGAACGAGGCCGGCGACGAGGACCGCGTGGCGCTCGTGCCGTCCGTCGCGGCCGAGTTGATCGAGGACGGACACGATGTGTACGTCGAGCGCGGTGCCGGCGAGGGTGCCGGTCGGGCCGACGGCGAGTACGAATCGGCCGGTTGCACGGTCGTCGACCGCGAGACGGTCTTCGAAACGGCCGAGGTCGTGTTGCAGGTGCAGGCACTGGGTGCCGCCGAAGACCCGGACGTCGAGCAGTACCGCGAGGGGCAGATCGTCGTCGGGATGCTCGGCCCCTACGAGGTCGAGGACGACACGCTCGAGGCGCTCGCGGACCGCGGGGTCAGCGCGTTCGCCTTAGAGTTGATCCCGCGGATCAGCCGCGCCCAGAGCATGGACGCGCTGTCCTCGCAGGCCAGCCTCTCGGGATACAAGGCCTGTCTGGTGGCCGCCGAGGAACTGCCGAAGATGTTCCCGATGGAGATGACTGCGGCGGGGACGATCCGCCCCGCGGACGTGTTCGTCATCGGGGCCGGCGTCGCCGGGCTGAAAGCGATCGCGACGGCCGAGCGCCTCGGCGCGTCCGTCGAGGCCTACGACATCCGCCTTGAGGCCAAACAGGACGTCGAGAGCCTCGGCGCGGACTTCGTCGAACTCGACCTCGAGACGGAAGGGTCGGGCGACGAGGAGGGATACGCCCGCGAGATGGACGAGGAGTTCTACGCGGCCCAGCGCGAACAGATGCGGGAGGTTGTCCCGGAGTCGGACGTCCTCATCACGACGGCCGCGATTCCCGGTGCGCCGGCCCCCGAGATCGTCTCGACGGAGATGATCGAGGCGATGGACGACGGGTCGGTCGTCGTCGACCTCTCGGCCCCGACGGGCGGCAACTGCGAGCCGACCGTCCCGGGCGAGACGATCGAACACGACGGCGTCACGATCTATGGGCCGACGAATATGCCCTCTCAGATCAGCCACACTGCCAGCGAGCAGTACGCCAACAACGTCGCCAACTTCCTCGAGAACCTGCTCGAGGACGGCGAACCCGCGTTCGACTTCGAGGACGAGATCATCGAGTCGACGCTGCTGGTCCACGACGGGGCCGTGCGCAACCCTCACAGGAACGGCGCCGACGGGGATGATGATGATACTGACGAGAGCGGCGACGCCGATGGTAGCGAAGACGACGAGAACGCCACCACTGGTGACGAAGCCAGCGGTGAGACAGTCAACGGAGACGGCACTGAGAAGACAGGCGACGACGCGGCCGACGCGGAGGGGGTGAGCGGGGCGTGA
- a CDS encoding TrmB family transcriptional regulator produces the protein MSDAEDLLAHLELREYETTALRELLTLGRSTAPNLAEATGIPRARIYEVLDELADRGFIEVIPGRPKEYQAKHPEEILDRAVENERQDFESFRSEIDDVREEFVSTFGPLFERASEDVTPTEDLFHVVDVGEPSETETRKLYHDAREQVDVITKSFAYLESVRPALEDALDRGVEIRVLMLEPSHLSADNREAQAEIHEVLTDNYPEIAVRFSNEKLPLRGTVADPSMDYESGRAILLVEEKDIPLSMRQAAVTDNGSFVAGIERLFDLIWEYDSGQAYA, from the coding sequence ATGAGCGACGCCGAAGATCTGCTCGCGCATCTGGAGTTGCGGGAGTACGAGACGACGGCTCTGCGAGAACTGCTGACGCTCGGGCGCTCGACGGCACCGAACCTGGCGGAGGCGACGGGGATCCCGCGAGCGCGGATCTACGAGGTGCTCGATGAACTCGCCGATCGCGGGTTCATCGAGGTGATCCCCGGCCGACCCAAGGAGTACCAGGCCAAACACCCCGAGGAGATCCTCGACCGCGCCGTCGAGAACGAGCGTCAGGACTTCGAGTCGTTCCGCTCGGAGATCGACGACGTCCGCGAGGAGTTCGTCTCGACGTTCGGTCCGCTCTTCGAGCGCGCGAGCGAGGACGTCACCCCGACCGAGGACCTGTTTCACGTCGTCGACGTCGGCGAACCCAGCGAGACCGAGACGCGAAAGCTCTATCACGACGCTCGCGAGCAGGTGGACGTCATCACGAAGAGCTTCGCGTATCTGGAATCGGTCCGGCCGGCACTGGAAGACGCACTGGATCGGGGCGTCGAGATCCGGGTGCTGATGCTCGAGCCCTCGCATCTCTCGGCGGACAACCGCGAAGCGCAGGCCGAGATCCACGAGGTCCTGACCGATAACTATCCCGAGATCGCGGTCCGGTTCAGCAACGAGAAACTGCCCCTGCGCGGGACGGTCGCCGATCCGAGCATGGACTACGAATCCGGGAGGGCGATCTTGCTGGTCGAAGAGAAGGACATCCCGCTGTCGATGCGCCAGGCAGCAGTCACCGACAACGGGAGTTTCGTCGCCGGCATCGAGCGACTGTTCGATCTGATCTGGGAGTACGATAGCGGTCAGGCGTACGCTTGA
- the serA gene encoding phosphoglycerate dehydrogenase has product MKVLVTDPISDAGLARLRDAGYEVVTDYEVDTEGVIEQIADVDGLLIRGTEITREVFEAAPDLQIVSRAGIGVDNIDIPAATDHGVIVANAPRGNVRAAAELTIGLAFNVASQVPQAHQRLIEGEWAKDDITRSELGGMTVGIVGLGRLGQEVAWRFDNLGLDVAVYDPYLGADRADQMDAELLELDELLETVDILSVQARLTEETRGLIGPEEIDRFEGDFVILTSRGGIIDEPALAEAVESGRIKGAGVDVYSEEPPGEDHPFMDVENIITTPHLGAKTRNAQVNVAVTAADQIVDALNGELVKNAINVPSVEATAYPRIRNYVEVAETASLVAMRLFDGRVEEIEITYAGDIADEDLDLVTAAVFKPYGWQDQVVNAPARIAERRGIDVTESRRRETKDFRNLLSVTVSDGDDSLTVSGTLYAGEDPRIVEIDGYRVDAELYGYILLSRNRDEPGVIGTIGRILGEHDVNIASMSNARESIDGEALTVYNLDDPIDDDVVAELLEDDRIVDVTLIDLEQ; this is encoded by the coding sequence ATGAAGGTACTGGTCACGGATCCGATCTCCGACGCCGGCCTCGCCCGATTGCGCGACGCCGGGTACGAGGTCGTGACCGACTACGAGGTCGATACCGAGGGCGTCATCGAGCAGATAGCGGACGTCGACGGCCTGCTGATTCGCGGGACGGAAATCACTCGCGAGGTGTTCGAGGCCGCGCCGGACCTGCAGATCGTCTCGCGGGCCGGCATCGGCGTCGACAACATCGACATTCCGGCGGCGACTGATCACGGGGTCATCGTCGCCAACGCGCCGCGCGGCAACGTGCGCGCGGCCGCGGAACTGACGATCGGGCTGGCGTTCAACGTCGCCAGTCAGGTCCCGCAGGCCCACCAGCGGCTCATCGAGGGCGAGTGGGCCAAAGACGACATCACTCGAAGCGAACTCGGCGGGATGACCGTCGGGATCGTCGGCCTCGGTCGGCTCGGTCAGGAGGTCGCCTGGCGGTTCGACAATCTCGGGCTCGACGTCGCCGTCTACGACCCTTACCTGGGGGCGGACCGGGCCGACCAGATGGACGCCGAGCTGCTCGAACTGGACGAGCTGCTCGAGACCGTCGATATCCTCTCAGTGCAGGCCCGCCTGACCGAGGAAACGCGGGGTCTCATCGGTCCGGAAGAGATCGACCGGTTCGAGGGTGACTTCGTCATCCTCACCTCGCGCGGCGGGATCATCGACGAGCCCGCGCTCGCGGAGGCCGTCGAGTCCGGCCGGATCAAGGGGGCGGGCGTCGACGTCTACAGCGAAGAGCCGCCGGGCGAAGACCATCCGTTCATGGACGTCGAGAACATCATCACAACACCGCATCTCGGCGCGAAGACCCGAAACGCCCAGGTCAACGTCGCCGTGACCGCCGCCGACCAGATCGTCGACGCGCTGAACGGGGAACTGGTCAAAAACGCGATCAACGTCCCCTCCGTCGAGGCGACGGCCTACCCGCGCATCCGCAACTACGTCGAGGTCGCGGAGACGGCGAGTCTGGTCGCGATGCGGCTGTTCGACGGTCGCGTCGAGGAGATCGAGATCACCTACGCCGGCGACATCGCCGACGAGGACCTGGATCTGGTGACCGCAGCCGTGTTCAAACCATACGGCTGGCAGGACCAGGTGGTCAACGCTCCTGCACGCATCGCGGAACGGCGCGGGATCGACGTCACCGAGAGCCGCCGCCGCGAGACCAAGGACTTCCGGAACCTGCTTTCGGTCACTGTCAGCGACGGCGACGACTCGCTGACCGTCTCCGGAACGCTCTACGCCGGCGAGGACCCCCGCATTGTCGAGATCGACGGCTATCGGGTCGACGCCGAACTGTACGGCTACATCCTGCTGTCGCGCAACCGCGACGAGCCGGGCGTCATCGGGACGATCGGCCGGATCCTCGGCGAGCACGACGTCAACATCGCGAGCATGTCAAACGCCCGCGAGAGCATCGACGGCGAAGCGCTGACCGTCTACAACCTCGACGACCCTATCGACGACGACGTCGTCGCCGAACTGCTTGAAGACGACCGGATCGTCGACGTGACGCTGATCGACCTCGAACAGTAG
- a CDS encoding Brp/Blh family beta-carotene 15,15'-dioxygenase, whose amino-acid sequence MALTDDTRQESRKAVLSGDARRRLTAATFRPVWIALAVVAGVHALGVRVPETIQYAVLLSTVLVLGLPHGALDHLTLPRARGRPVTLRGVAGFSVAYLAVAGVYGLAWLLAPTASFVGFVLLTWFHWGQGDRAHLAVIADASHLKDPLTNRLTLLVRGGLPMVVPLLGFPGAYESVATTVVGLFDPAGSAAWLAPVFEPTTRLAVGLGFGSVTLVTLALGYRVADDRRGWRVDAIETALLWTFFLTVPPILAIGIYFVVWHSLRHLARLVAIDDGATTALARGETGRLLGRVGRDAFPMTAGALVLFGAIAVAVPNEPGSLASLGGVYLVLLAVLTLPHAGVVTALDRIQGVR is encoded by the coding sequence GTGGCGCTGACTGACGACACACGGCAGGAGAGTCGGAAAGCAGTGCTGTCCGGCGACGCCCGGCGACGACTGACCGCGGCGACGTTTCGACCTGTCTGGATCGCGCTCGCGGTCGTCGCCGGTGTTCACGCGTTGGGTGTTCGCGTCCCAGAGACGATCCAGTACGCCGTACTCCTGTCGACAGTGCTCGTCCTGGGGTTGCCACACGGCGCGCTCGATCACCTCACGCTACCCCGTGCGCGGGGCCGGCCGGTAACGCTCCGGGGGGTCGCCGGCTTCTCGGTGGCGTACCTCGCGGTCGCCGGCGTGTACGGGCTGGCGTGGCTTCTCGCGCCGACGGCGTCGTTCGTCGGGTTCGTCCTGCTGACGTGGTTTCACTGGGGGCAGGGCGATCGTGCACACCTCGCAGTGATCGCCGACGCCTCGCATCTCAAGGACCCGCTGACCAATCGGCTGACGCTACTCGTCCGCGGCGGACTCCCGATGGTGGTCCCGTTGCTCGGCTTTCCCGGGGCCTACGAGTCGGTCGCGACGACGGTCGTCGGGCTGTTCGACCCCGCCGGGAGCGCGGCGTGGCTCGCGCCGGTTTTCGAGCCGACGACGCGACTGGCGGTGGGTCTCGGATTCGGGTCCGTGACGCTCGTGACGCTTGCGCTGGGCTATCGCGTCGCCGACGATCGGCGCGGCTGGCGGGTCGACGCTATCGAGACAGCGCTGCTGTGGACGTTCTTCCTGACGGTCCCGCCGATCCTGGCGATCGGGATCTACTTCGTCGTCTGGCACTCGCTTCGCCATCTGGCACGGCTGGTCGCCATCGACGACGGCGCGACGACGGCGCTCGCTCGCGGCGAGACCGGCCGGCTTCTGGGGCGGGTCGGTCGAGACGCGTTCCCGATGACCGCCGGCGCGCTCGTGCTGTTCGGCGCGATCGCCGTGGCCGTGCCGAACGAACCGGGATCGCTCGCGAGTCTCGGCGGCGTCTATCTGGTGTTACTCGCCGTGCTGACGCTGCCACACGCGGGCGTCGTCACGGCCCTCGATCGGATACAGGGCGTCCGGTGA
- a CDS encoding lycopene cyclase domain-containing protein → MVELTYVGFHAVFVAPPLFVLASVAANRTRPARPVVRTIPVVAILVMALAYTTPWDNYLIHRGVWWYGEGVVAGRLWLAPIEEYLFVLLQPIVATLWLGTIATAFEWPSKRVEMGLRDRLLGVAAAAVVGAVGLAMLTRPATFYMGAILSWASPVLALQWAVGWRYLLARWRLTAIGTLGPAVYFSAADRIAIEYGIWTLADRYTTGLTIGGLPIEEGTFFLVTTLFVVQGLVLYPWVIERWR, encoded by the coding sequence ATGGTAGAACTCACGTACGTCGGCTTTCACGCCGTGTTTGTCGCTCCGCCACTGTTCGTGTTAGCGTCGGTAGCCGCCAACCGGACCCGACCGGCGCGACCGGTCGTCCGAACGATTCCGGTCGTCGCCATCCTCGTGATGGCACTCGCATATACCACGCCCTGGGACAACTACCTGATCCACCGCGGTGTGTGGTGGTACGGCGAGGGCGTCGTCGCCGGACGACTCTGGCTCGCCCCGATAGAGGAGTACCTGTTCGTCCTGCTGCAGCCGATCGTCGCGACGCTGTGGCTGGGAACGATCGCGACGGCCTTCGAGTGGCCGAGCAAGCGCGTCGAGATGGGGCTGCGAGACCGACTGCTGGGCGTCGCAGCCGCCGCGGTCGTCGGCGCTGTCGGGCTCGCAATGTTAACCCGACCGGCGACGTTTTACATGGGTGCGATCCTCTCGTGGGCCTCGCCGGTGCTGGCGCTGCAGTGGGCGGTCGGCTGGCGGTATCTGCTGGCCCGCTGGCGGCTCACGGCGATCGGGACGCTCGGGCCGGCGGTGTATTTCTCCGCCGCCGATCGGATCGCCATCGAGTACGGGATCTGGACGCTCGCCGACCGGTACACGACCGGGCTGACGATCGGCGGGCTCCCGATCGAGGAGGGGACGTTCTTCCTCGTGACGACGCTGTTCGTCGTCCAGGGGCTCGTGCTCTACCCGTGGGTGATCGAGCGGTGGCGCTGA
- a CDS encoding bacteriorhodopsin: MALGSQLASIGTAVLQIDGLGATPGDEVIWLWLGTAGMFLGMLYFLARGWGVTDSRRQKFYIVTTFIAAIAFTNYLAMATGFGVIDLAPFIEGTEELKIYWPRYTDWVLTTPLLLYDLALLAGADRNTIATLVGLDVMMILTGLVATLTIAPIDSLGLDTDAHRLVWWGVSTGFFLVLIFYLFQGLSEKAAQLTGDTKSTFNTLRYMIVGLWFVYPVWWLIGTEGLGVVGLPIETAGFMVLDLTAKVGFGIVLLRSHSVLDDAGTSTASTA, translated from the coding sequence ATGGCACTAGGTAGCCAACTCGCATCGATCGGCACGGCCGTACTGCAAATAGACGGATTAGGCGCGACCCCGGGAGACGAGGTGATCTGGCTGTGGCTCGGCACAGCAGGCATGTTCCTCGGAATGCTGTATTTCCTCGCCCGTGGCTGGGGCGTCACCGACTCGCGTCGCCAGAAGTTCTACATCGTGACGACGTTCATCGCCGCGATAGCGTTCACGAACTATCTCGCGATGGCGACCGGGTTCGGCGTGATCGACCTCGCGCCGTTCATCGAAGGGACAGAGGAACTGAAGATTTACTGGCCCCGGTATACCGACTGGGTGCTGACGACGCCGCTGTTGCTGTATGACCTGGCGCTGCTCGCGGGGGCAGACCGCAACACCATTGCGACGCTGGTCGGGCTGGACGTCATGATGATCCTGACCGGGCTGGTCGCGACGCTGACGATCGCCCCGATCGACTCGCTCGGTCTCGACACCGATGCTCACCGGCTGGTCTGGTGGGGCGTCAGCACCGGCTTCTTCCTGGTGTTGATCTTCTACCTGTTCCAGGGCCTCTCCGAGAAGGCGGCCCAGCTAACGGGAGATACCAAGAGCACGTTCAACACGCTCCGGTACATGATCGTCGGCCTGTGGTTCGTCTATCCGGTCTGGTGGCTGATCGGGACCGAAGGGCTCGGCGTCGTCGGACTGCCCATCGAGACGGCCGGATTCATGGTGCTCGACCTGACCGCGAAGGTCGGGTTCGGGATCGTGCTCCTGCGCAGCCACAGCGTCCTCGACGACGCCGGTACGTCGACGGCGTCGACTGCGTAG
- a CDS encoding V-type ATP synthase subunit B, producing the protein MQKEYKTITEISGPLVFAEVDEPVGYNEIVEIETPDGQIRRGQVLETTSDHVAIQVFEGTGGIDRESSVRFLGETMKMKLTEDLLGRVLDGSGQPIDGGPEIEPDKREDIVGEAINPYSREYPAEFIQTGVSAIDGMNTLVRGQKLPIFSSSGQPHNDLALQIARQATVPEEEQEGGESEFAVIFGAMGITAEEANEFMDDFERTGALERSVVFMNLADDPATERTLTPRLALTTAEYLAFEKGYHVLTILTDMTNYCEALREIGAAREEVPGRRGYPGYMYTDLAQLYERAGRIKGVDGSITQIPILTMPSDDITHPIPDLTGYITEGQIIIDPDLNSQGIQPPINVLPSLSRLMDDGIGEGLTRADHADVSDQLYAAYAEGEDLRDLVNIVGREALSERDNKYLDFADRFEAEFVQQGFTTDRDIEETLEIGWDLLSMLPKEELNRVDEDLIEEHYREETEEQVTAD; encoded by the coding sequence ATGCAGAAAGAATACAAGACGATCACGGAGATCAGCGGACCGCTGGTGTTCGCCGAGGTCGACGAGCCGGTCGGGTACAACGAAATCGTCGAGATTGAGACGCCGGACGGCCAGATCCGGCGGGGACAGGTACTCGAGACGACCAGCGATCACGTCGCGATTCAGGTCTTCGAAGGGACTGGCGGCATCGACCGGGAGTCGTCCGTGCGATTCCTCGGCGAAACGATGAAGATGAAACTGACCGAGGACCTGCTCGGTCGCGTCCTGGACGGGTCGGGCCAGCCGATCGACGGCGGGCCGGAGATCGAACCGGACAAGCGCGAGGACATCGTCGGCGAGGCGATCAACCCCTACTCCCGGGAGTACCCCGCGGAGTTCATCCAGACGGGGGTTTCGGCCATCGACGGGATGAACACGCTCGTGCGCGGCCAGAAGCTGCCGATCTTCTCCAGTTCGGGTCAGCCGCACAACGATCTGGCGCTACAGATCGCCCGTCAGGCGACCGTCCCCGAGGAAGAGCAAGAGGGCGGAGAGTCGGAGTTCGCAGTGATCTTCGGCGCGATGGGGATCACCGCCGAAGAGGCAAACGAGTTCATGGACGACTTCGAGCGCACGGGGGCGCTCGAACGTAGCGTCGTCTTCATGAACCTCGCAGACGACCCCGCGACCGAGCGGACGCTCACCCCGCGGCTGGCGCTGACGACCGCGGAGTATCTGGCCTTCGAGAAGGGGTATCACGTCCTGACGATCCTGACGGACATGACCAACTACTGTGAGGCGTTGCGTGAGATCGGAGCCGCCCGCGAGGAGGTCCCCGGTCGGCGTGGCTATCCCGGGTACATGTACACCGACCTCGCCCAGCTGTACGAGCGGGCCGGGCGGATCAAGGGTGTGGACGGATCGATCACCCAGATCCCGATCCTGACGATGCCTTCCGACGACATCACCCATCCGATCCCGGACCTGACCGGCTACATTACCGAGGGCCAGATCATCATCGATCCGGACCTCAACAGCCAGGGCATCCAGCCGCCGATCAACGTGCTACCGAGCCTCTCGCGGCTGATGGACGACGGGATCGGCGAGGGACTGACCCGTGCCGATCACGCCGACGTCTCCGACCAGCTGTACGCCGCCTACGCGGAGGGTGAGGACCTGCGCGATCTGGTGAACATCGTCGGTCGCGAGGCGCTGTCCGAACGCGACAACAAGTATCTGGACTTCGCCGACCGCTTCGAGGCGGAGTTCGTCCAGCAGGGTTTCACGACGGATCGGGACATCGAGGAGACGCTTGAGATCGGCTGGGACCTGCTCAGCATGCTCCCCAAAGAGGAACTCAACCGCGTCGACGAGGATCTCATCGAGGAGCACTACCGCGAAGAGACCGAAGAACAGGTCACTGCGGACTGA